In Pirellulales bacterium, the genomic stretch CGAGGATCTCTTCGATCGTGCCGCGGCTATCGTGCGAGAACGCCGAGTGTACGTGCAACAGGGCCCGCACATCGTCGTAGGCACTTTTCAAGTCGACCGGCACGCGCTCATTCTGCAGCGCCAACACGCGGGCGTGCGTGGCGCGCAGCCGCTCCATGCGCATCCGCTCTAGCGCGTCGGCCGAGACGCGTGAGACCGGCAATAGACAGAGAAGTGGAACTAACAATCCGCCAAAGATTCGCATCGCGTGTGTTTCTCCCAGAGCGTGGCACATGGTCCGGTCAATCGTAACATCCGGCCGAGGACGACGATACACGCGCACGGCAGGAGAACTGCAAAGTTGAGATGCTGCGCGCGTATCTTCTGTAGCCGGCCTCTGTGCGGCCGGGATTCCACGTGCCGCTTCCGAGGTCACAGACCCCGGCTACAGACCTTGCAGTTCTCCTGACACTCGCACGGCGGGCGGATTGCCGGTCGCGGCGTTAGAATGATCGTGCGCAAACGAATTGTTTTTGTATGGTGCCCTTTGGGCATCACGGCGTTGACATTGGATCATGGTGCACGCAGTGCACCCTACGAAGGACCCTCTTTGATGTCGAACGATGCTGACCTGCTGGCCGAGTTCCCGGTGATCCTCACGTTGCCCGTACAGTGGGGAGACCAGGATGCCATGCAGCACGTGAACAACGTGGTGTACTTTCGCTGGTGCGAGTCGGCGCGGATCGAGTACTTCGGCCGCATCGGCCTGGCCGATCGACGTACGGCCGAACACGTCGGCCCGATCCTGGCGTCGATCAAGTGCGACTTCCGCCGGCAGTTGAACTTTCCCGACACAATCCGCATCGGCGCGCGGATCGTACGCATCGGCCGCACCAGCCTGACGATGACGCATCGCGTCGAGAGCCAAGCGCAGCGGGCGATCGTGGCCGAGGCCGAATCAACGATGGTCGTCTTCGATTACGACTCGGGCAAGCCGCATCCTGTGCCCGACGCCATGCGCACCGCGATCGAATCGCTGGAAGGGCGCACATTCGCGCAAGGGCAGTAGGGCGAGAATGGGGCAGCAGACCAACGTTCGGCTTACTTCTCTGCCAGCAGCTTTTCGAGAAGCTTCGTCCCCTCTTCGTCGTGCATGCGCAGCTGTCCGGCCACTTTGCCCTGGCGGTCAATCAGCACATACGTCGGATAGCTCCAAACGCCGTAAACTTCGGACGCCTGGCTGAGCGCGCGATTCTCGATCATGCCGCCGCGGTGCTTTAGCATCTCGGCTGGGACCAGCGCGACGGAATAAGGAATATCGCGGCCGCGCCACAGGTCCTGACGAAATTCCGCAACCAAAGCGTCCATCTCGGCAGGCGTGTTCACCGGCGGCTGGTCGTGGGTGCGAACGTCGGAATGAATGCCGATGATCACCAGCCCGCGGTCGCGATACTTGTCGTGCAGCGCGAACAGCTTGGGCATCGTGCTGATGCACGCGCCGCACCAATAGCCCCAGAAATCCAAGAGCACCACCTTGCCGCGCAATTCCTCGAGCGTGCCCGGCGAACCGTTCTTCCAGGCGATCACGCCGGGAATCTCGGGCGCCGTTTGCCCGACGAGAAGCGCCATGTTCGAGGCGGGCAACTTGATTGTGCCGAGGTCGAGCGCGCCTTGAGTCGCTTCGACGTGGAGCGCTTGCTTCACGGCGTGCGTGTCGGTCTGGCCGTCGACCTCGAGCTCGTAATCGCCTGGCGGCAGCGCGAAGCGGACTTTCGGCCAGCCGGAATGGTAGCTGAGAACGATCTTGCCGGCATTCTTCACGTCAACTCGGAGGCCGCCCGATGGTGTCATGTGGCGTTCGGCCAATTCGGGGCAGGTTACGGTGCCTTCGATGGTTCGCTCCTCGACGAGCGTTAGCCGCAGCGGTTTGCCGAGCTGCTCCGGGCCTATGATCGCGACGCCGGCCAGTCGTCGTGCGGCCTGCCGACCGGTCAAGCAAAACCCTTCGACGCGCCACCGGTCCCCCTCGGCCAAGGGCACGCTTGCCAGGCCGGCG encodes the following:
- a CDS encoding thioesterase family protein, whose amino-acid sequence is MSNDADLLAEFPVILTLPVQWGDQDAMQHVNNVVYFRWCESARIEYFGRIGLADRRTAEHVGPILASIKCDFRRQLNFPDTIRIGARIVRIGRTSLTMTHRVESQAQRAIVAEAESTMVVFDYDSGKPHPVPDAMRTAIESLEGRTFAQGQ
- a CDS encoding TlpA disulfide reductase family protein — translated: MNRIIAIAALVAGPIAAFCLADEQQKAAPASLAVEVVDAAGQPVAGADVGFGATMFLRKADATADEALKWTMRGISARSNSAGLASVPLAEGDRWRVEGFCLTGRQAARRLAGVAIIGPEQLGKPLRLTLVEERTIEGTVTCPELAERHMTPSGGLRVDVKNAGKIVLSYHSGWPKVRFALPPGDYELEVDGQTDTHAVKQALHVEATQGALDLGTIKLPASNMALLVGQTAPEIPGVIAWKNGSPGTLEELRGKVVLLDFWGYWCGACISTMPKLFALHDKYRDRGLVIIGIHSDVRTHDQPPVNTPAEMDALVAEFRQDLWRGRDIPYSVALVPAEMLKHRGGMIENRALSQASEVYGVWSYPTYVLIDRQGKVAGQLRMHDEEGTKLLEKLLAEK